A window of the Pseudomonas gozinkensis genome harbors these coding sequences:
- a CDS encoding fructose-bisphosphate aldolase has product MPTDKPLRRYANMSHPATDLPVMFIDADAPLRDLHACASERLNAVLKYLDLMTCIHLPDHAEHDINTVTTIARLMVQDVSDVFRVIEQRGVDVPG; this is encoded by the coding sequence ATGCCAACGGATAAACCGCTCCGCAGATACGCGAACATGTCCCACCCCGCCACTGACCTGCCCGTCATGTTCATTGATGCCGACGCGCCATTGCGCGACCTGCATGCATGTGCCAGTGAGCGTCTCAACGCAGTTCTCAAATACCTGGATCTGATGACCTGCATCCACCTCCCCGATCACGCCGAGCATGACATCAACACCGTCACCACCATCGCCAGACTCATGGTGCAAGACGTAAGTGATGTGTTCCGAGTTATAGAGCAACGAGGGGTTGATGTTCCTGGGTAG
- a CDS encoding cupin domain-containing protein, giving the protein MDTGSRLKLVRESYKLSQRELARRSGVTNATISLIEQNRVSPSVSSLKKLLEGIPMSLADFFTFDQPPREHQYVFRANEQPDLGRHGLRLLLIGASVPSRQMRLLREQYAPGASSGEEPIVHAEGEECGLVTRGTVELTVDGQVSVLSAGDGYYFPTTLPHKFRNIGADEAEIISANTPANF; this is encoded by the coding sequence ATGGATACGGGTTCTCGACTCAAACTAGTACGCGAAAGCTACAAACTCTCCCAGCGCGAGCTGGCCCGGCGTAGCGGCGTGACCAATGCCACCATCTCCCTGATCGAACAGAATCGTGTCAGTCCCTCCGTCAGCTCACTGAAAAAGCTGCTCGAAGGCATCCCGATGTCCCTGGCCGACTTCTTCACCTTCGACCAGCCCCCGCGCGAACACCAATACGTCTTCCGCGCCAACGAACAACCCGACCTCGGCCGCCACGGCCTGCGCCTGCTCCTGATCGGCGCCTCGGTCCCCAGCCGCCAGATGCGCTTGCTGCGCGAGCAATACGCGCCGGGTGCGAGTTCCGGGGAAGAGCCGATTGTTCACGCGGAAGGTGAGGAGTGCGGGTTGGTGACCCGTGGCACGGTCGAGTTGACGGTGGATGGGCAGGTGAGCGTGTTGAGTGCGGGGGATGGGTATTACTTTCCGACGACGCTGCCGCACAAGTTCCGGAATATCGGGGCGGATGAGGCGGAGATTATTAGTGCGAATACGCCGGCGAATTTTTGA